The following are encoded in a window of Besnoitia besnoiti strain Bb-Ger1 chromosome Unknown contig00114, whole genome shotgun sequence genomic DNA:
- a CDS encoding cytochrome b (encoded by transcript BESB_018890), whose amino-acid sequence MSAHYSLVIEQDSFVPYLPYYLIGLIFLQTAFGLIELSHPDNSIPVNRFVTPLHIVPEWYFLAYYAVLKVIPSKTGGLLVFMSSLINLALLSEIRALNTRMLIRQHFMTRNVVSGWVIIWVYSMIFLIIIGSAIPQATYILYGRLATIVYLTTGLVLCLY is encoded by the exons atgtcggctcattactcccttgttattgaacaagattca tttgttccctatctaccatattatctaattggtttaattttcttacaaacggcttttggtttgattgaattatcgcacccagataactccataccagtgaaccggtttgtaactccgcttcatatcgtacctgaatggtactttttagcatattatgcggtgttaaaagtaatcccatccaaaaccggtggtttgttagtatttatgtcctctctcattaacttagctcttttatctgaaattcgagctttgaatactcgaatgttgatacgacaacattttatgactcgaaatgtagtcagtggatgggtaattatttgggtatacagtatgatcttcttgattattattggtagtgctattccacaagcgacttatatcttatatggtagattagctactatcgtatatcttactaccggattggttctatgcttatactaa